The DNA window CCCGGTTTGGGACAGCGTGAATCCGACGAACACCCCGATCGCGAACAGCGGCACCAGCGAGTTCATCTTCCCGTCGGAGATCACCAGCAGCGCCGCGGAAGTGGCGGTGAGGAACGCGATGCCGTAGCGGTGCACCGAGCGGTCGGCGCGCAGGGCGAAGGCGTGCGGCAGGTTGTTGTCCTTCGCCAGCAACTGCGCGAGCACCGGCAGCCCGCCGAACGAGGTGTTGGCGGCCAGCGCCAGCAGCACGACGGTGGCGAACTGGACGAGGTAGTAGCCGAACCCGTCGCCGAGCGACGCCTCGGTCACCTGCGACAGCACGGTCACCCCCGGCACCGGGCGGATCGCGAACTTTTCGATCAGCGCGGCGATCCCGATCAGCATCACCGCGAGCAGCCCGCCGAGGACGAGTTCCGCGGACTGGGCCCGGCGCACGCGCGGCTTCCGGAACGAGGGCACCGCGTTCGCGATGGCTTCGACACCGGTCAGCGCGGCGCAGCCGTTGGCGAACGCCTTGAGCAGCAACAGGATTCCGACGCTCTGCAGCGTGCCGGTGTGCTGCGCGGCGGTGTTCGGGTCGACCGCGGGCCCGCCGCGGACGAGGCCGACGAGCACGACCACCACGATCGCGCCGACGTAGACGGCGGTGGGCAGCACGAACGCCCGCGCGCTGTGCGCGATGCCGCGCAGGTTGATCGAGGTGATCACGGCCAGCACGCCGAGGCACAACCACGTCGTGTAGGGGAACAGTTCGGGAAAGGCGGAGGTCAGCGCGGCCACGCCCGCGGCGACGGACACCGCGACGTTCAGGACGTAGTCGATGATCAGCGACGCCGCGGCCACGAGCGACGTGCGCCTGCCGAGGTGCCGCCGTGCCACCCCGTACGCGCCGCCGCCGTCGGGGAACGCGGCGATCACCTGCCGGTAGGAGAGGGTGAGCACGACGAGCAGTGCGGCGATCGCGAACGTGACCGGCAGCGTGAACCCGAGGCCGGTGCCACCCGCCAGCGCGAGCACCAGCACGATCGCCTCGGGACCGTAGGCGACCGAGGCCATCGCGTCGAGCGACAGCGCGGCGAGCCCGCCGACGACCGTCAGCCGGTGCCGCTCACCACGACCTTCCCGCGCCGGTGCCTCGGACTCGGGTGGCCGGATCGTCGCGGTCACGGGACGCGCACCGTGGGTGTCCACTGTGGATTTTTCGGGTAGCTGGGTGGTTCGGTCGTCCGCACATGTCCAGTGCACCGTCGTGCACGGCGGCGCGACCGATTCTTGCCGCCGTCACAACGGCGGGCGCGGAAACCTTGACGAACTCTTGACCCGTACCGGTGCTCGCCGGAGGTGGCTGAGCACCGCGGCCACCAAGTCCGCGGGTGCGCTCAGCGGGCCTCGGGAGCTCGGATTCGCTTGCACGAAATGAGACGACCGATCGCCGTAAGCCCGCTCGTCGTCGACAAACAAATATGTTCAACCGGTACCGGTCGTACGTTTTCACTGGTGCGAAGTGCTGGCAGGAACAAACGTTTCTCCGTTATTTCAGATTTATTATCGACGGTCACTGTTGCGACATTTGGGGGATAATTGCGACGAGTTGGCGTCCCTCACAAGTGTGATTGCGCGGTAAGTCGATTGCGGTTCTTGACACCGGTTTTGCGACCGGAGGAGCGTGGTGAACCGGTCGGCCCGGGGGGCGGTTTTCCGATCAGGACAGATGGGCTGTCTGTGATGTGCCCCAAGGCCGAGACGAGTGCCCTGTCGCGTCGATTGCGGTTTCGCCAAGGGGCCGCCGATGGGGCGTCGAGGAGGAAAGTTGAAATGATGGTCCATATTCGAGACGGGCGAAGAACCCGCGCGGATGGAGGTATTCGGTCGCGCTGGTCACTGCTGCGACTGGCGGTGTTGGTGATCGGTGGCGTGCTGAGCCTGGTCGCGATGGCCGCGCCGGCGCAGGCGGCGTTCCCCGGCGGCAACGGCAAGATCTTCTTTACCGGTACGAATACGATCTATTCGATGAATCCGGATGGCTCCGGGGTCACCGCGGTCACCAGCGGGCGGGCTCCGCGCGTGTCCGCGGATGGGACCAAGGTCGCGTTCGAGCGTGGCGTCGGCAATCCCAACCTGCAGATCCACACCATGAACCCGGACGGCACCGGTGTCACCCAGATCACGAGCGGTTCCACCGCCGACGGCCAGTCGCTGGCCTGGTCCCCGGACGGCACCAGGCTCGCCTACCGGAACGGCGGGACCTTGACGGTCATCAACGCCGATGGCACCAACCCGGTCTCCCTCGGTGTGCTTGGCTTCCAGGTCAACTGGTCCCCGGAC is part of the Amycolatopsis sp. CA-230715 genome and encodes:
- a CDS encoding APC family permease → MTATIRPPESEAPAREGRGERHRLTVVGGLAALSLDAMASVAYGPEAIVLVLALAGGTGLGFTLPVTFAIAALLVVLTLSYRQVIAAFPDGGGAYGVARRHLGRRTSLVAAASLIIDYVLNVAVSVAAGVAALTSAFPELFPYTTWLCLGVLAVITSINLRGIAHSARAFVLPTAVYVGAIVVVVLVGLVRGGPAVDPNTAAQHTGTLQSVGILLLLKAFANGCAALTGVEAIANAVPSFRKPRVRRAQSAELVLGGLLAVMLIGIAALIEKFAIRPVPGVTVLSQVTEASLGDGFGYYLVQFATVVLLALAANTSFGGLPVLAQLLAKDNNLPHAFALRADRSVHRYGIAFLTATSAALLVISDGKMNSLVPLFAIGVFVGFTLSQTGMVRHWLTDRPRGWTRKAALNGFGALLTGIAAVVVTVSKFGEGGWLIAVALPALVLLMEVVHRSYAHIGARLELGHRPTPPRPVESLVVVPVATVSRLTRDAIAAGLSLGNKVIAVHVGHPDDAEQAAFLSAWEDWDPGVPMVRLHDERHRLAAPLVEYLRAVRDLQVFVLIPEVEPEHAWQRVLQNQRGAVLAHALRRRTNVVVCRMRFRTRPV